The nucleotide sequence AAACAGGGTCTTGGAGGATGCGGGCGTAATGCTGCAGGCCGACAAAGGTCAGCGGCAAAGGCGAGGCCAATTTCAGATTGGTGAAGGAAAGGATCAGGGCCAGGAGAAAGGGCAGGCCGATAAAAAGGCCCAGACCGGTGAGTGCCGGGGTGGCCATGAGCCAGCCCACCCGGTTGTCGTTGTGCAAGCTGTTCATAAGGAAAACCTCTGCTGTTGTATACTCTCTGTGCTGTCAGGAACGGGGAACAGAACGATAGCCTTCACTGTCGGTAATATCCTGCTCAATGGCGGCGGCAGCCTGGTGTAGGGCTTTCTGCACATCGGCGCCGTTGCGGATTTCGTCAAAGGCCTGCTGAAAGACCGAGGTGATGACCTGATAGGCCGGGGTGCGGGGCCGCTCCACGCTGCTCTGCCGGAGCTGATCCACAAAAAGTCGGAGCGGGCCGCCTTCCCTGTACAAGGGCGAGCGGGCAATGGCGGTCTTGGTTGCAGGTACGGCCCCGTTGACCTCGGTCATGGCCAGAATATTTTCCGGGCGAAGCAGAAAAGCGAGGAACTGGCCTGCGGCCTCGGGATGGCGGGTATCCGCGTTGATCCCCCATTGCCAGGAACCTTGGCCGGTCTTTGAACCTTGCCCGAAATCCGGCAGAGGCAGAAGCACCAGCTTGTCGCCCAGTGCCTTTGCGTAGCGGGGATATTCCCAATGCCCCACCCAGGAAAGCGCGACCCGCTCTTCGACAAAGGCGGCATCATCCAGGTTCGGATCAACAGAGCCCTGTTGAAACCAATCCCGCAGGGTTGTCATGGCATTGACCGCCTCTTTTCCGGCCAGCACCGGCTCTGCATGGAGATAATCCTGTCGGTCGATCAGATCACCACCGGCAGACTGAATAATCGGGGAAAAGGCATAGGTGAACCACTCGCCCCGGTAATTGGCCTTGAGATCCAGCACAGCCCCGTCCTGATCCTGAGCAGCCAGCTTGTTCAGCACCTGATTGAACTCCGCCTCTGTCCAGGCATCATCCACTGAAGCGGGAATGCGGACACCTGCCGCCTCCAGCAGGGCTTTGTTGCCGTACATGCCCAGGCCGGAGTCAAACATCCCCACGGCAAAGAGCTGATCGTGCATGGTGCCCTGTTTGATGATGGACGGCAGGAGATCGGCCTGCACCGCCGCAGGCAGGAGATTATCCAGGGGCTGGAGCTGATTCTGCCAGACATAGCCGTACAGGAACGGCCCGTCAAATTCGATCACATCCGGCAGGTCATGGGAAAGGGCGGCAGACTGGAGCTGGGAGTTGTACGAACCTTCCGGTAGCAGGGTGAGTTCAACGTGGACATCAGGAAATTCTTCGTTAAAACGTTGCACCTGATCCATGAGCACTTTGCGCTCGCCCTCCTGACCGCTGTGGGCCCAGACTGTGATCAGTTGCTTATTTGACTCTGCTTCGGGTGTGCAACCTAAAAGGATTGTGCTAAAGAACAGGAGAATAAATAGGTAACCGGAATGAAGGGAGGACGTTTTTTTATAGCGCATAAGCATTATCGAACTGTTTTCATATGTAATATACTTATTGGATGAACAATATTTCTCCTGGGAGGCAATAAAAAGGCGAACATAATCATCCTAAAAAGTCAAGACATTTTGCTTTTCGGAAAGCGAGTTTTCGCCCTGCAAGAGGGGTCACCGTCCGTCGCAGGGGGATTACCCTTCGCCCCTAGTGACGGAACATGCGCCCCTTGGGGAAAACGTCTCAGAGCAGGGGGATGAGGAGGAGGATCTGTTTTTCGTTCTTCCAAATCTTTTTATTGGCTCGTTGGGTTTGACCGGAGGGGGATGGAGAAGAGAGGTGTTTCGAGGTAACTTAAGAAAGGAGAGACCAGCCCCACACACAGAGGGGTAAGAACGCGACAAAGATGCTTACCGCGCGTCCTGAAAAATCTCAGGATAATAATGGGCCACCCCTTCCAGGATCCCGGCACTGTAGCAGCCGTTCATGCCCTGAAAACCACCCTGGGCAAGGTAGAGCCCGGCTGAATTCCCAGCTGCTGCTGCCATTGCCTGGGCCTGCTCTGCCACCGCCTGCCGGGCATTGGCCACCAAGACCGCCGGGATCTCACTGGCCAGCACCTCCAGATCGTTGCCGCTGTCTCCAGAAAAAAGCATCTCCTTGAGGGAGTAGCCCATCTGCTGGCGGAGGAACTGGAGGGCCTGATACTTATCAGCACTCGCAGGCAGGATATCCAACAGCTCCTGATCGGCCACCTCATCATGACTCCAGATGATTGAGGCCTGAATCCCCTGCTCCGCCAGAATGGCCTTGATGAAACGGGTAAGATGTTCCTGGTCCACATCTGCCTCCGCGTAATAACTGAGCTTGAAGCGGGTCATTCGATCCTCCTCCTGAATATGCAGACCAGGCAAGCCGCGCAGCAGGTCAGCCAGTCCGCCGCTGTCGGTTTGCTGCCAGTCCCTGCCGAGCAGGGTCTCCCAGCCCGCATCATGACGCCATATCCCCTGCCCCCAGGAACAGATTGTCGTCCCGACATCAGCAATGAGAATATCAGGAAGAGGCACCCGGTACTCCTCAATAGCCTCTTCGGTCAGTCGGATACTGCGCCCGGTCACATAGGCGATACGAACGCGCGGGTCTCCTGCCAGGGCAGCAAAGGCGGGCCGGGCCTCGGGCGATTCCTCTTGGGGACCGTTCGGCAGGAGGGTACGATCCAAATCTGTACAGACAAGCAACTTCATGCACTCTCCTCTGACGACTGTTCCTCGTCCTCAGCAAGGAAATCATAATGCTCAATCCCCTCAACGACCCCATGGGCATAGGATCCTTTGGCAAAATAGACGCCGTCCAGCTCATCAATATCTGAGAGCTCCTCATGATGGCGATTACCCACCACCACGGCCCGGGTATTTCCACGCATCATGTCTTCGTCTGCCCCGGATCCACCGGCAACCAGAATATTTTCCAGGGGGATCTCAAGACGATGGGCAACATAACGCAGGGCAAGTCCCTTAGAGGCCCGTACCGGTACGATGTCCAGATATTGGCCAAAGGCCAGACTCAGGTTTACGGTTAGGTCGTGCTGTCGTAAATGGACATTGAGCTCCTCTATAGAAGGCGCTTTCTCCTCGTCATAAAAATAGGAAAGCTTAAATTCCCCCTGCCTTTCTCGTGGTTGAAGACGGAGCCCTGGCGTATCGGCCAGGATCCTTTTCAGGGTAACCGGGGTCCAGAGATAATCCAGGTGGTGCCGCCAGGTCAGATCAGGGAGGAGGTTACGACCATAATAGATCGAAGTACCCAGGCCAGTGATTAACACATCGGGCCGGGGGATCTTCTTCTGTACCATAGTGGCTAAGGCGGAGTCCCGGGTACGACCGGTGGCAATACCGAAAAGCATTTTTTTTCTATTATTTCTGATCAACTGGATCAGCTCCTTGCGGCCAGCTGAACTTCCGATCAGGTTTTGGTCCAGATCAGAGAACACTGCCTTGGTCGCGGGCCTGATCTTCTTCTGATACGGCTCCTCCCGACGATCAAGCACGGGCTTGACCTTGACCAGGGGGGTAATCCGTTTCAGGTATTTTTTGACATGGGCCTGCCAGGAATAATGTTTCCGCACCCCCTCCAGGCCATTTCGCTGCAGGGCCTGCCAAAAAGAGCGTTCACTGAGGATTTGCACCAGATGACGAACAAGTTGTTTTGCATCAAGTGGGTCAAAAAGCAGGCCGTTTTGACAGTTTTCAATGATATCGACCGGCCCACCGTTTTCCGTGGCCAGCAGCGGACAACCGGTGGCTGCCGCCTCCAGCAGGGTCAAACCAAAGGGCTCGGTCAAGGCAGGGTTGATAAAGACACCACCAGAGGCTGCGCACATCCGGTAGATCTCCGGTACCTCCTCGGCCTTATGATGTTTGGGCAGGGCCACCTTGCCGTACAAATCGTAGAAATCAATAAGCAACAAGAGCTCCTGAATGACCTGCTGCGAGCCCTCGTCCATATCCCGGATGTCGTCCCGATTTCCAGCTATGATGACCAGGTTCGCCATCTTACGCAGCCGTGCCGACTGCCCATAGGCATGAATCAGGGTCTTGATATTCTTGCGCTCATCAGGACGGGACAGGGCAAGGATAATCGGTTTTCTTTCCTTACGCAAAAAAGGACGAACCGCTTTGAGAAAAGGAGACTTTCGCTTGGAAGTGGGGGGGTAGAATTGATTGAGGTCTGCACCAGGTGGGATAACCACCATCCGATCAGGATGATAGAAATCATAGTGTTCATACTGGTCTTCAATCTCATTGCGGGTACTGGTAACCACCAGTTCCGCAGTGGCCAGGACCTCCTCTTCCGCTTCAATGCGCCGGGAGATATTATAGCGGGATTCGATCTCCTCCTTTTGCATACCTGCTGCAAGCAGACGCAGCCTCTTATCTCTGCCTAAAGAATGGCCTGTATGAACCAAGGGGATACCGGTAAGGTTGGCGAGCCGAGCGCCGACAAAACCCGCATCAGCATAATGTGAATGGAGGATGTTTGGGAAGCGCTCCTGTTCCTGAAAAAAGGCCAACAGGTTATCGGCAAAGATATCCAGGTACTCCCAGAGCTCTTCTTTGCGGGTATACCCTTCCGTGCCAATATTGATCCGGACAATCTGCGCATGCTCGTTAAGGGGTTCCACAGCCTGCGCATAATCCTCGCTTACCGCCTCATCCTCAATCCGCTGGGTGACCAAATCAACCCGGTCCACATCCTTGTGCTGCCCCAGCGCATAGGCCAGGTCCCGAACATAACGGGTCTGGCCACCGGTATCCGGGTCTCGTCCCAATTCCAGGTCATTTTCCCGTATCAGGCCGTGAATACTTATCAGGGCGATATAAAGACCGTTCTCTTCTTTCCGCTTCATGTTTTCTATCTCCCTGCTGTTTTTTATTGCACCATTTTCATCCCGGCAACACGATGTGCATCCATCTCCATCCTATTTCTTAAAAAACCCGCTGCCATCACCTGCTTTGACCTCCCACTCCTCCTCAGGTGTGGGCTCAGTGACCTCAGGCCATATCCCCGGCTGCGGTTCAGCACCTTCCAGGGCAGCAGGAGGGGGATCGGAATCATGAAGAACCGGATTCCTGCGAATTTCACGCCCCTTCACCTCATAACAGAACTCAATAGGAATGCCATTCGGATCAAAGGAGTACACAGAATGGATAAAATCATGGTCAATCATGTCAGAACAGGCAAAGCCTGCCGCCTCCAGCTTATCTTTCAGCGCCCAAACCTCCTCCTTGGACCCCAGCCCAAAGGCAAGATGGTCAAAGGCACGAGGACCAGAGGCTGGCTGTCCATGCAATTTTTTCGCGATGCGCTCGGCCCCCTCCCACTCAAAGAAAGACAGGCAGCTCTGTTCATCGATTTCAAAAAAATACTGACGAAAGTCTGCCTCACCAAACCCGTTGAGCAATCGCAGCCCCATAAGATCCCGCCAGAAGCGGACAGTTGCCTCCATATCCGCCGTCACCATGGCCAAGTGATTAATCCCCTTGAATTGCATTCCATCTCTTTCCGTCAAATTATTCTCAGCAATGCCAGCTCCCCACTCGGAAGCGAGGCTGCAACCTGTACTCAACCCGTGCATCTTGCTTGCCCAGGCAAAAAATATAGCACACCCCCGGAAGGGAAGCAACAAAGGAAGCCGAAGTGGGTAATGCACAGGCCTCCTCAAAACAACGAGACAATCTAACGGATAATGATGAGGGCACAGCAAAAATTCCTTGTTATCCCCCTGTTCCTCCGGTACCCTATGAGTTGTTGCCCGGCAAAAGAAAACTTGCCCGCAGCAGTCTCCTGACCCAAAGTCTGAGATGGCCTCCCTGGCCCGTATACGAAGCGCAGAAGGGGCCCCAGAACTACCTGTCGAATAAACAATTCCGGATTATGATAAAATTTCTTTTGTTCTTCCTGTCCGGTTTTCTTGCCTGCTTTGATCTCTTCTTTTGGCAGGCCCCTCTCTTTTCCCGGCCCTTAAATCCGAAAACTCCCATCTCGCAGTATCTGCATAAATCGTACTCAGATAACAGCAGAATAAACAGCGTCCTGGATATTGTTCAGGACGATACCGGATTTCTTTGGTTGGCAACCTACCGCGAACTGGTCAGGTTTGACGGCGAGGAATTCACCTACTATAATCGCTCGACCCGGGACGACTTCCCTGCCTCAGCCGTCCGCAGTTTACTCAATGATAAACAAGGAAATTTATGGGTAGGCACCAACGACAGCGGCCTCTTTCGTTTCCACAATAATATATTTACTCATTTCAATATGCAAGACGGTCTGCCGAGTGATTCCGTCAGAAGACTCTTTGAGGATAGCAATGGAGGCCTCTGGATCGGTACGACCTCAGGTGTTGCCTACTTTAACGGAAAAGTTTTTCAACGATTTACCTCGCCAGAGGCTCTTAATACCAAATTGGTCAACTTTATCTGCCAGGATACAGACGACAACATCTGGGTCGGGATCAGCCAGAAAGACGGAGTCTATATCCGCAGAAAAGATGCAGATCAATTTATGCCTTACCAGGGAGCACTTTCTTCGCTAACCGCCGACACCCCCCTTGAGTACATGATCAAGGACAATAAGGGCGCCGGGCTTTGGGCAATCACCTCAGATACCCTTACGCAGCTCAAGGACAACAAAATCGTACAGTTTTTTGAGCTCAACAAAACCATCCAGAACTCCTCAAAAATCATCAACGAAAAAATATACCAGGACAGAAGCGGAGCACTCTGGCTGACCGGGGACAGCGGACTTACCCGTTTTTATAACGGTACCTTTGACTCTTTCAGTCATGCTGAGGGACTGAACGATGCCATTGTCTTTTCCGCCTACCAGGACAAGGAAGGCAGCCTCTGGCTCGGCACTCAGCCTGGACTGGAACGACTCTCTGAGCCCAAATTCACTATTTATACCCAGGATGAAGGTCTCTTTGACGATACCGTCAATGCCGTGTTGGAGGAAAAAAGCGGTGAATTCCTGGTAGCCACAGACCAGGGACTTAACCTCGTTTTTTCCCAACTCGAAAAAACAGAAAAACTGACGGACCGCCTCCTGCAAACCAGAATCAGGCATTTGTACAAGGATCGCTCCGGCAAGGTCTGGGTAAGCACCTATGGACGCGGCATCCTGATCCTGGAAAACAGAAAAGTCGTCCAGCAGCTGAGCATAAAAAACGGTCTCGTCTCCAACAAGGTACGCCTGGTTCTGGAAGATCGTCAGGGCAACATCTGGATCGGTACCCAGTCAGGCCTCAGCAGACTCGACCCAACCGGGCACCTGACCAACTATACAACAGACGCCACTCCTGGGCTCATCAACGACTATATTCTCGCTCTGTATGAAGATGATAGCGGGAAGATCTGGATAGGGACCGACGGAGGGGGGGTCCATATTTATGAAAACGGGGAGATCAAGCAGGGCCTCACGAAGGATGATGGCATCTTGGGCAATGTTATCTTTCGCTTCTATAATGATGGAGAGGGTGGGCTCTGGGTGATGACCAATAGCGGCATCTCCATCCTCAAAGACGGACGCATCCATAACCTCACCTCCCAAAACGGTCTGTTAACCGACACCGTCTTTGAAGTCTTACGCGATAAACAAAATAAGCTCTGGATGACATCGACCTTTGGCCTTTTTTATGTCACTCAGCATGATCTCAACGAGGTCATCAACGGGCGCAAAGAACGATTCCCCATTGTCCTTTTTGATAGCAACTCAGGACTGGAGAAGAACCCCACTTCAAACGCCTGGTCTGAACAAGACAGTGCAGGAAATTTCTGGATCGGCACCTATGGTGGGGTGGCTGTTATCAATCCGAAAAATATTCCTATCAACACGATCTCGCCAAAAGCAATTATCCTCTCGTCCAATATTTCTCCCCGTAACAGCAGCAAAGCCGAAGAACAGGTCATCGTTCCCGCTGATATTGCCCGACTCAACTTCCATTTCGCGGTCCTCAGCTTTGTTTCCCCTGAAAAAAACCTGCTCCAGTATAAACTGGATGGCTTTGATCAGGACTGGTCGCCTCCTGGCAAACAACGCAATGTCTCCTACACCAATCTCCCTCCAGGAAACTATGCTTTTCGTGTCAAGGGGATGAATAATGACGGTATTCCTTCGCAGGAAGAGGCGAGACTTCCTTTTTACAAAAATCCACATTATTACGAGCGCCTCTGGTTTCGCCTTGCAAGCGCCTTATCAGTCCTGCTACTTCTGGTTCTGGGAGGCGTCAAGGTGCATAGGGATCGCATAAAAAAACTGAATCACACCTTGGAGCAGCAAAAACTCCAGATTG is from Candidatus Electrothrix sp. GW3-4 and encodes:
- a CDS encoding sugar ABC transporter substrate-binding protein — translated: MRYKKTSSLHSGYLFILLFFSTILLGCTPEAESNKQLITVWAHSGQEGERKVLMDQVQRFNEEFPDVHVELTLLPEGSYNSQLQSAALSHDLPDVIEFDGPFLYGYVWQNQLQPLDNLLPAAVQADLLPSIIKQGTMHDQLFAVGMFDSGLGMYGNKALLEAAGVRIPASVDDAWTEAEFNQVLNKLAAQDQDGAVLDLKANYRGEWFTYAFSPIIQSAGGDLIDRQDYLHAEPVLAGKEAVNAMTTLRDWFQQGSVDPNLDDAAFVEERVALSWVGHWEYPRYAKALGDKLVLLPLPDFGQGSKTGQGSWQWGINADTRHPEAAGQFLAFLLRPENILAMTEVNGAVPATKTAIARSPLYREGGPLRLFVDQLRQSSVERPRTPAYQVITSVFQQAFDEIRNGADVQKALHQAAAAIEQDITDSEGYRSVPRS
- a CDS encoding HAD-IIB family hydrolase; this translates as MKLLVCTDLDRTLLPNGPQEESPEARPAFAALAGDPRVRIAYVTGRSIRLTEEAIEEYRVPLPDILIADVGTTICSWGQGIWRHDAGWETLLGRDWQQTDSGGLADLLRGLPGLHIQEEDRMTRFKLSYYAEADVDQEHLTRFIKAILAEQGIQASIIWSHDEVADQELLDILPASADKYQALQFLRQQMGYSLKEMLFSGDSGNDLEVLASEIPAVLVANARQAVAEQAQAMAAAAGNSAGLYLAQGGFQGMNGCYSAGILEGVAHYYPEIFQDAR
- a CDS encoding HAD family hydrolase, which produces MKRKEENGLYIALISIHGLIRENDLELGRDPDTGGQTRYVRDLAYALGQHKDVDRVDLVTQRIEDEAVSEDYAQAVEPLNEHAQIVRINIGTEGYTRKEELWEYLDIFADNLLAFFQEQERFPNILHSHYADAGFVGARLANLTGIPLVHTGHSLGRDKRLRLLAAGMQKEEIESRYNISRRIEAEEEVLATAELVVTSTRNEIEDQYEHYDFYHPDRMVVIPPGADLNQFYPPTSKRKSPFLKAVRPFLRKERKPIILALSRPDERKNIKTLIHAYGQSARLRKMANLVIIAGNRDDIRDMDEGSQQVIQELLLLIDFYDLYGKVALPKHHKAEEVPEIYRMCAASGGVFINPALTEPFGLTLLEAAATGCPLLATENGGPVDIIENCQNGLLFDPLDAKQLVRHLVQILSERSFWQALQRNGLEGVRKHYSWQAHVKKYLKRITPLVKVKPVLDRREEPYQKKIRPATKAVFSDLDQNLIGSSAGRKELIQLIRNNRKKMLFGIATGRTRDSALATMVQKKIPRPDVLITGLGTSIYYGRNLLPDLTWRHHLDYLWTPVTLKRILADTPGLRLQPRERQGEFKLSYFYDEEKAPSIEELNVHLRQHDLTVNLSLAFGQYLDIVPVRASKGLALRYVAHRLEIPLENILVAGGSGADEDMMRGNTRAVVVGNRHHEELSDIDELDGVYFAKGSYAHGVVEGIEHYDFLAEDEEQSSEESA
- a CDS encoding VOC family protein yields the protein MHYPLRLPLLLPFRGCAIFFAWASKMHGLSTGCSLASEWGAGIAENNLTERDGMQFKGINHLAMVTADMEATVRFWRDLMGLRLLNGFGEADFRQYFFEIDEQSCLSFFEWEGAERIAKKLHGQPASGPRAFDHLAFGLGSKEEVWALKDKLEAAGFACSDMIDHDFIHSVYSFDPNGIPIEFCYEVKGREIRRNPVLHDSDPPPAALEGAEPQPGIWPEVTEPTPEEEWEVKAGDGSGFFKK
- a CDS encoding two-component regulator propeller domain-containing protein gives rise to the protein MIKFLLFFLSGFLACFDLFFWQAPLFSRPLNPKTPISQYLHKSYSDNSRINSVLDIVQDDTGFLWLATYRELVRFDGEEFTYYNRSTRDDFPASAVRSLLNDKQGNLWVGTNDSGLFRFHNNIFTHFNMQDGLPSDSVRRLFEDSNGGLWIGTTSGVAYFNGKVFQRFTSPEALNTKLVNFICQDTDDNIWVGISQKDGVYIRRKDADQFMPYQGALSSLTADTPLEYMIKDNKGAGLWAITSDTLTQLKDNKIVQFFELNKTIQNSSKIINEKIYQDRSGALWLTGDSGLTRFYNGTFDSFSHAEGLNDAIVFSAYQDKEGSLWLGTQPGLERLSEPKFTIYTQDEGLFDDTVNAVLEEKSGEFLVATDQGLNLVFSQLEKTEKLTDRLLQTRIRHLYKDRSGKVWVSTYGRGILILENRKVVQQLSIKNGLVSNKVRLVLEDRQGNIWIGTQSGLSRLDPTGHLTNYTTDATPGLINDYILALYEDDSGKIWIGTDGGGVHIYENGEIKQGLTKDDGILGNVIFRFYNDGEGGLWVMTNSGISILKDGRIHNLTSQNGLLTDTVFEVLRDKQNKLWMTSTFGLFYVTQHDLNEVINGRKERFPIVLFDSNSGLEKNPTSNAWSEQDSAGNFWIGTYGGVAVINPKNIPINTISPKAIILSSNISPRNSSKAEEQVIVPADIARLNFHFAVLSFVSPEKNLLQYKLDGFDQDWSPPGKQRNVSYTNLPPGNYAFRVKGMNNDGIPSQEEARLPFYKNPHYYERLWFRLASALSVLLLLVLGGVKVHRDRIKKLNHTLEQQKLQIELAKKATRAERLAKEKERELSESYSRFVPHDFLNFLGKKSLLEVGLGDQVERTMTVLFADIRNFTQISEGLTPKETFDFINSFLGQIAPAVQRSEGFIDKYIGDAVMALFASAQQALHTAVQMNKILLNPKTQQCIKNHDQEIRIGIGINTGNLMLGTVGNKHRMDGTVISDAVNLASRIEHLNKYYGSNILFTEETYRRLPDTDQWNIREIDRVMVKGKTRPVTLYEALDGLPKDIRSLKIASKQHFEEGVHYYRAGKMEMAQELFQDCLSQCPTDEAAEIYLCRCEHYLVTGIGEDWDGVSRLDFK